In Papaver somniferum cultivar HN1 chromosome 1, ASM357369v1, whole genome shotgun sequence, a genomic segment contains:
- the LOC113306247 gene encoding polyphenol oxidase latent form, chloroplastic-like isoform X1: MSLKLPASITTSSVFHQNYVSNQTQINKVNPFPSTTKGNHIILVHNPSNQINTAKTGEEEYDHCNNIKKRNLLLGLGTLFSTATVFTNQNLISIAALQHKMISGLKPLILEKKTVQVLVQRPKKLRSKSKKGNSTTEVLVVDGIEIHHDGPVKFDVYVAKAHNGVISSGLGEFAGSLVNMPFSRIGKDGIQVQGKGSLELGIGGLVRDIDAQDCDEIAVSLVPKLGEIKIDSIRIEGCRNSARDVDHIGALQPLKPHRTATFASLLNPAEMHLIS; the protein is encoded by the exons ATGTCTCTTAAACTACCGGCTTCCATTACCACTTCCTCGGTTTTCCACCAAAACTATGTTTCAAATCAAACTCAGATCAACAAAGTCAACCCGTTCCCTTCAACAACCAAAGGAAATCACATAATCTTAGTGCATAATCCATCCAATCAAATCAACACAGCAAAGAcgggagaagaagaatatgatcaCTGTAATAACATTAAGAAGAGAAATCTCCTCCTTGGTTTGGGTACTCTATTCAGCACAGCTACAGTATTCACCAATCAAAACTTAATTTCCATTGCAGCTCTTCAACATAAAATGATTTCAGGATTAAAACCATTAATCCTTGAGAAGAAAACAGTACAGGTATTAGTTCAAAGACCCAAAAAATTGAGATCCAAATCCAAGAAAGGGAATTCTACAACTGAAGTCTTGGTTGTGGACGGAATTGAGATTCACCATGATGGACCTGTCAAGTTTGATGTTTATGTAGCCAAAGCTCATAATGGTGTTATAAGTTCTGGTTTGGGCGAATTTGCTGGGAGTTTAGTGAATATGCCATTTTCTCGGATTGGAAAAGATGGAATTCAGGTGCAGGGTAAAGGAAGTCTGGAATTGGGTATTGGTGGATTAGTTAGAGATATTGATGCTCAAGATTGTGATGAAATTGCTGTTAGTTTAGTTCCTAAACTTGGAGAAATAAAGATTGACAGCATTCGTATTGAGGGCTG TAGGAATTCTGCAAGGGACGTGGACCATATCGGAGCTCTTCAACCCTTGAAACCACATCGCACAGCCACCTTTGCGTCACTCTTGAACCCAGCTGAGATGCATCTTATAAGCTAA
- the LOC113306237 gene encoding COP1-interacting protein 7-like isoform X2: MDSHVHLDYALFQLTPTRTRCDLVVFSGNKNEKLASGLLDPFISHLRYAKEQIPKGGYSIKLCPPSSNSSWFTKGTLERFVRFVSTPEVLERFVTIETEISQIEVSIQTNESSDTNEGTASVADGNAKKAIVPYKPKAESNESTDEVAQGENSKIRLQRVLETRKKVLRKEQAMAYARAFVAGFDMDWIDDLILFSDAFGALRLRQACKIFMELCDKKNNDRLWMDELAAVQAFTQPELPYLATSGIILAGDGGLSNGQLDLNGSVDASVSDSSTNHASADMNQGSATAKAQGTIPWPNHPQFMYNFQHPYQGYFPGMQGIPPYYPGNKHWPPNAEESGHESGNRRNRKSSSRRKEKSRNQNVSEPSEGEETDPSDSMSGSEEEHEKKQSSTDQSHKKRSGKKSRTIVIRNINYVTSKRNDGDNDDSDESSSAEDGIDGASLKQQVEDAVGSLEKHHRSRRSKKRSGKKNLTNGEADQDLGDESVENNLEGAKTNNNWDSFQNLLIDKLATNEAEQQRTLDIGDECLAIKSFESGSEVVIGHQVEPESDKGRRQRMVPDDSFVLNERDSGNGRSSYLENFESNASFRPNSNRTGSTNEEMLFSHRIEDPKVYTRNTMADSTADLSVLKTQKGEDWFVGNQTEKAISRGSTQESSIFDGDQALAAQKYKRDDFVDDSIMVQTRSFDDQYDSQWRTDMSMDLTVPSQVEMNSPEVSGEKQGVSDKYEPNDLCMMLERDTGVESVRASWTPEIDYEVDMSFTEADKRSSVVEKSDGIEESLSLKKQEKPTKKVPGKDIKSKPRAPLWQSKHEVLSRPKKTSMVSRSAVQRSKAEKEEETRKKMEELVIERQKRIAERSAARGLTAAASKPSAVESKSAATQETKRLSSSKPVISSSTIERLASPQVKHNKKEK, from the exons ATGGATTcgcatgttcatcttgattatgctCTGTTTCAACTTACACCAACCAGAACCAG GTGTGATCTGGTTGTATTTTCTGGAAATAAGAATGAGAAACTTGCATCAGGATTGTTAGACCCATTCATTTCTCatcttagatatgctaaagaaCAGATTCCTAAAGGAGGGTATTCTATTAAACTATGTCCAccatcttcaaattcttcatgGTTCACTAAAGGCACCCTTGAAAG ATTTGTGAGATTTGTTAGCACTCCTGAAGTTCTAGAGAGGTTTGTTACAATAGAGACAGAGATCTCACAAATTGAAGTCTCCATTCAAACCAATGAGTCTTCAGACACAAATGAAG GAACTGCATCGGTGGCTGATGGCAATGCCAAGAAAGCAATTGTCCCTTATAAG CCAAAAGCTGAATCTAATGAGTCCACTGATGAAGTTGCACAAGGAGAAAACTCTAA GATTCGTCTACAACGAGTACTAGAGACTCGGAAAAAGGTGCTACGGAAAGAGCAAGCAATGGCTTATGCTCGTGCTTTTGTTGCTGGATTTGATATGGATTGGATAGATGATCTCATATTGTTTTCCGATGCTTTTGGAGCTTTGCGTTTAAG GCAAGCATGCAAAATTTTTATGGAGCTCTGTGATAAAAAGAACAATGATCGTTTATGGATGGATGAATTAGCAGCAGTACAAGCTTTCACTCAGCCAGAGCTGCCATACCTGGCAACATCTGGAATCATACTTGCAGGTGATGGTGGTCTTTCCAACGGACAACTTGACCTCAATGGCTCTGTAGATGCTTCAGTGTCTGATTCCAGCACAAACCATGCAAGTGCTGACATGAATCAAG GTTCAGCGACAGCAAAAGCTCAAGGAACTATCCCTTGGCCGAACCATCCTCAGTTCATGTACAATTTCCAACACCCATATCAAGGATATTTCCCTGGTATGCAGGGTATTCCTCCTTACTATCCAGGTAATAAGCATTGGCCTCCAAATGCTGAAGAGTCTGGTCATGAATCGGGTAACCGCCGAAATCGTAAATCATCTTCTCGGAGAAAAGAGAAATCCCGGAATCAAAACGTATCTGAACCTTCAGAAGGTGAGGAGACGGATCCCAGTGACTCCATGTCAGGAAGCGAGGAAGAGCATGAAAAGAAACAGTCTTCAACAGACCAATCTCACAAGAAAAGAAGTGGGAAAAAATCAAGAACGATTGTTATCCGCAACATAAACTACGTTACTTCGAAGAGGAATGATGGGGACAACGATGACTCTGACGAATCTTCTTCAGCTGAGGATGGCATAGATGGTGCTTCCCTCAAACAGCAAGTGGAGGATGCTGTCGGATCCTTGGAGAAACACCATAGATCCCGTCGTTCCAAGAAAAGAAGTGGGAAGAAGAATCTTACCAACGGTGAAGCTGATCAGGACCTTGGAGATGAGTCGGTTGAAAATAATCTAGAGGGGGCGAAAACAAATAATAACTGGGACTCTTTCCAAAATCTTCTGATTGACAAGTTGGCCACAAATGAGGCAGAACAACAGCGAACTCTAGATATTGGGGATGAATGCTTAGCAATCAAGAGCTTTGAATCGGGATCTGAAGTTGTTATTGGCCATCAAGTGGAGCCAGAATCAGATAAAGGAAGAAGGCAGCGGATGGTTCCAGATGATTCATTTGTTTTAAATGAGAGAGATTCAGGTAATGGAAGGAGCTCGTACTTGGAAAATTTCGAAAGTAATGCAAGTTTTCGTCCAAATTCCAATAGAACAGGTTCCACCAATGAGGAAATGTTGTTTTCTCATAGAATCGAGGATCCCAAAGTGTATACCCGCAACACTATGGCTGATTCCACCGCTGACCTTTCTGTACTCAAGACTCAAAAAGGAGAAGATTGGTTTGTTGGTAACCAAACTGAAAAGGCTATAAGTAGGGGTTCAACCCAAGAGAGCTCCATCTTTGATGGTGATCAGGCCTTGGCAGCacaaaaatacaagagagatgattttgttgatgattcaatcatggtgCAAACTCGATCATTTGATGATCAGTACGATTCTCAGTGGAGGACTGATATGAGCATGGACCTTACGGTACCTTCTCAAGTTGAAATGAATAGTCCAGAAGTTTCCGGAGAAAAACAAGGAGTATCTGACAAATACGAGCCCAATGATCTCTGCATGATGCTTGAACGAGATACTGGGGTGGAGAGTGTTCGAGCATCCTGGACTCCTGAAATTGACTATGAAGTTGATATGTCATTTACAGAAGCTGACAAACGTAGCTCTGTAGTTGAAAAATCTGATGGTATTGAAGAAAGCCTTTCTTTGAAGAAACAAGAAAAACCCACTAAAAAGGTTCCTGGTAAAGATATAAAATCTAAACCGCGTGCACCTCTTTGGCAAAGTAAACATGAGGTTTTGTCAAGGCCAAAGAAAACATCAATGGTAAGCAGATCAGCAGTTCAAAGGAGTAAAGCAGAGAAG GAAGAAGAGACTCGAAAGAAAATGGAGGAATTAGTAATTGAACGTCAGAAGAGGATTGCTGAAAGAAGTGCGGCTAGAGGTCTTACCGCAGCTGCATCTAAACCTTCCGCGGTAGAGAGTAAATCAGCAGCAACCCAAGAAACAAAAAGATTGAGTTCGTCTAAACCAGTCATTTCAAGTTCAACCATTGAACGGCTAGCATCTCCGCAGGTCAAACATAATAAG AAGGAGAAGTAA
- the LOC113306237 gene encoding COP1-interacting protein 7-like isoform X1, which yields MDSHVHLDYALFQLTPTRTRCDLVVFSGNKNEKLASGLLDPFISHLRYAKEQIPKGGYSIKLCPPSSNSSWFTKGTLERFVRFVSTPEVLERFVTIETEISQIEVSIQTNESSDTNEGTASVADGNAKKAIVPYKPKAESNESTDEVAQGENSKIRLQRVLETRKKVLRKEQAMAYARAFVAGFDMDWIDDLILFSDAFGALRLRQACKIFMELCDKKNNDRLWMDELAAVQAFTQPELPYLATSGIILAGDGGLSNGQLDLNGSVDASVSDSSTNHASADMNQGSATAKAQGTIPWPNHPQFMYNFQHPYQGYFPGMQGIPPYYPGNKHWPPNAEESGHESGNRRNRKSSSRRKEKSRNQNVSEPSEGEETDPSDSMSGSEEEHEKKQSSTDQSHKKRSGKKSRTIVIRNINYVTSKRNDGDNDDSDESSSAEDGIDGASLKQQVEDAVGSLEKHHRSRRSKKRSGKKNLTNGEADQDLGDESVENNLEGAKTNNNWDSFQNLLIDKLATNEAEQQRTLDIGDECLAIKSFESGSEVVIGHQVEPESDKGRRQRMVPDDSFVLNERDSGNGRSSYLENFESNASFRPNSNRTGSTNEEMLFSHRIEDPKVYTRNTMADSTADLSVLKTQKGEDWFVGNQTEKAISRGSTQESSIFDGDQALAAQKYKRDDFVDDSIMVQTRSFDDQYDSQWRTDMSMDLTVPSQVEMNSPEVSGEKQGVSDKYEPNDLCMMLERDTGVESVRASWTPEIDYEVDMSFTEADKRSSVVEKSDGIEESLSLKKQEKPTKKVPGKDIKSKPRAPLWQSKHEVLSRPKKTSMVSRSAVQRSKAEKEEETRKKMEELVIERQKRIAERSAARGLTAAASKPSAVESKSAATQETKRLSSSKPVISSSTIERLASPQVKHNKVSSTPPPKSTQPKKQSSKVNGVVLTNLSPKISKDENKKLTTSDSFSTTEDKKESGHPFPAIIGQENISEQFDCIKVEDHKRETSNITPAHLEDKTVNQPSETNGSTEKLEYHFASETKNSLNNSAVNFEEIGETNLTLAVSSEISEGEVTQYSVETVVSTTNGVNPDFTPDSTHTRKKWSSNESSPVAKGLKKLLLFGLKNDLSATS from the exons ATGGATTcgcatgttcatcttgattatgctCTGTTTCAACTTACACCAACCAGAACCAG GTGTGATCTGGTTGTATTTTCTGGAAATAAGAATGAGAAACTTGCATCAGGATTGTTAGACCCATTCATTTCTCatcttagatatgctaaagaaCAGATTCCTAAAGGAGGGTATTCTATTAAACTATGTCCAccatcttcaaattcttcatgGTTCACTAAAGGCACCCTTGAAAG ATTTGTGAGATTTGTTAGCACTCCTGAAGTTCTAGAGAGGTTTGTTACAATAGAGACAGAGATCTCACAAATTGAAGTCTCCATTCAAACCAATGAGTCTTCAGACACAAATGAAG GAACTGCATCGGTGGCTGATGGCAATGCCAAGAAAGCAATTGTCCCTTATAAG CCAAAAGCTGAATCTAATGAGTCCACTGATGAAGTTGCACAAGGAGAAAACTCTAA GATTCGTCTACAACGAGTACTAGAGACTCGGAAAAAGGTGCTACGGAAAGAGCAAGCAATGGCTTATGCTCGTGCTTTTGTTGCTGGATTTGATATGGATTGGATAGATGATCTCATATTGTTTTCCGATGCTTTTGGAGCTTTGCGTTTAAG GCAAGCATGCAAAATTTTTATGGAGCTCTGTGATAAAAAGAACAATGATCGTTTATGGATGGATGAATTAGCAGCAGTACAAGCTTTCACTCAGCCAGAGCTGCCATACCTGGCAACATCTGGAATCATACTTGCAGGTGATGGTGGTCTTTCCAACGGACAACTTGACCTCAATGGCTCTGTAGATGCTTCAGTGTCTGATTCCAGCACAAACCATGCAAGTGCTGACATGAATCAAG GTTCAGCGACAGCAAAAGCTCAAGGAACTATCCCTTGGCCGAACCATCCTCAGTTCATGTACAATTTCCAACACCCATATCAAGGATATTTCCCTGGTATGCAGGGTATTCCTCCTTACTATCCAGGTAATAAGCATTGGCCTCCAAATGCTGAAGAGTCTGGTCATGAATCGGGTAACCGCCGAAATCGTAAATCATCTTCTCGGAGAAAAGAGAAATCCCGGAATCAAAACGTATCTGAACCTTCAGAAGGTGAGGAGACGGATCCCAGTGACTCCATGTCAGGAAGCGAGGAAGAGCATGAAAAGAAACAGTCTTCAACAGACCAATCTCACAAGAAAAGAAGTGGGAAAAAATCAAGAACGATTGTTATCCGCAACATAAACTACGTTACTTCGAAGAGGAATGATGGGGACAACGATGACTCTGACGAATCTTCTTCAGCTGAGGATGGCATAGATGGTGCTTCCCTCAAACAGCAAGTGGAGGATGCTGTCGGATCCTTGGAGAAACACCATAGATCCCGTCGTTCCAAGAAAAGAAGTGGGAAGAAGAATCTTACCAACGGTGAAGCTGATCAGGACCTTGGAGATGAGTCGGTTGAAAATAATCTAGAGGGGGCGAAAACAAATAATAACTGGGACTCTTTCCAAAATCTTCTGATTGACAAGTTGGCCACAAATGAGGCAGAACAACAGCGAACTCTAGATATTGGGGATGAATGCTTAGCAATCAAGAGCTTTGAATCGGGATCTGAAGTTGTTATTGGCCATCAAGTGGAGCCAGAATCAGATAAAGGAAGAAGGCAGCGGATGGTTCCAGATGATTCATTTGTTTTAAATGAGAGAGATTCAGGTAATGGAAGGAGCTCGTACTTGGAAAATTTCGAAAGTAATGCAAGTTTTCGTCCAAATTCCAATAGAACAGGTTCCACCAATGAGGAAATGTTGTTTTCTCATAGAATCGAGGATCCCAAAGTGTATACCCGCAACACTATGGCTGATTCCACCGCTGACCTTTCTGTACTCAAGACTCAAAAAGGAGAAGATTGGTTTGTTGGTAACCAAACTGAAAAGGCTATAAGTAGGGGTTCAACCCAAGAGAGCTCCATCTTTGATGGTGATCAGGCCTTGGCAGCacaaaaatacaagagagatgattttgttgatgattcaatcatggtgCAAACTCGATCATTTGATGATCAGTACGATTCTCAGTGGAGGACTGATATGAGCATGGACCTTACGGTACCTTCTCAAGTTGAAATGAATAGTCCAGAAGTTTCCGGAGAAAAACAAGGAGTATCTGACAAATACGAGCCCAATGATCTCTGCATGATGCTTGAACGAGATACTGGGGTGGAGAGTGTTCGAGCATCCTGGACTCCTGAAATTGACTATGAAGTTGATATGTCATTTACAGAAGCTGACAAACGTAGCTCTGTAGTTGAAAAATCTGATGGTATTGAAGAAAGCCTTTCTTTGAAGAAACAAGAAAAACCCACTAAAAAGGTTCCTGGTAAAGATATAAAATCTAAACCGCGTGCACCTCTTTGGCAAAGTAAACATGAGGTTTTGTCAAGGCCAAAGAAAACATCAATGGTAAGCAGATCAGCAGTTCAAAGGAGTAAAGCAGAGAAG GAAGAAGAGACTCGAAAGAAAATGGAGGAATTAGTAATTGAACGTCAGAAGAGGATTGCTGAAAGAAGTGCGGCTAGAGGTCTTACCGCAGCTGCATCTAAACCTTCCGCGGTAGAGAGTAAATCAGCAGCAACCCAAGAAACAAAAAGATTGAGTTCGTCTAAACCAGTCATTTCAAGTTCAACCATTGAACGGCTAGCATCTCCGCAGGTCAAACATAATAAGGTATCATCTACTCCTCCACCAAAATCAACTCAACCTAAAAAACAAAGCTCAAAAGTGAATGGTGTAGTTCTTACCAACTTATCACCGAAGATTTCCAAGGATGAGAACAAGAAATTAACTACCTCTGATAGCTTTAGCACCACTGAAGACAAGAAGGAGTCAGGCCATCCATTCCCTGCAATTATTGGTCAGGAAAATATTTCTGAACAATTTGATTGCATAAAGGTGGAAGATCATAAAAGAGAAACATCTAACATTACACCTGCCCATCTCGAAGACAAAACTGTAAATCAACCCTCAGAAACCAATGGATCCACCGAAAAACTGGAATATCATTTTGCATCAGAAACCAAAAATTCTTTGAATAATAGTGCTGTCAACTTTGAGGAGATTGGAGAAACTAATCTAACACTTGCAGTTTCATCTGAAATTTCAGAAGGAGAAGTAACACAGTATTCCGTTGAGACAGTTGTATCTACAACCAATGGAGTAAACCCAGACTTCACTCCAGACTCGACTCACACCAGAAAGAAATGGAGCAGTAATGAAAGCTCTCCTGTTGCAAAAGGTTTGAAGAAACTTCTTCTGTTTGGTCTTAAAAATGACCTCTCTGCTACCAGTTGA
- the LOC113306247 gene encoding polyphenol oxidase latent form, chloroplastic-like isoform X2: MSLKLPASITTSSVFHQNYVSNQTQINKVNPFPSTTKGNHIILVHNPSNQINTAKTGEEEYDHCNNIKKRNLLLGLGTLFSTATVFTNQNLISIAALQHKMISGLKPLILEKKTVQVLVQRPKKLRSKSKKGNSTTEVLVVDGIEIHHDGPVKFDVYVAKAHNGVISSGLGEFAGSLVNMPFSRIGKDGIQVQGKGSLELGIGGLVRDIDAQDCDEIAVSLVPKLGEIKIDSIRIEGWNSARDVDHIGALQPLKPHRTATFASLLNPAEMHLIS, from the exons ATGTCTCTTAAACTACCGGCTTCCATTACCACTTCCTCGGTTTTCCACCAAAACTATGTTTCAAATCAAACTCAGATCAACAAAGTCAACCCGTTCCCTTCAACAACCAAAGGAAATCACATAATCTTAGTGCATAATCCATCCAATCAAATCAACACAGCAAAGAcgggagaagaagaatatgatcaCTGTAATAACATTAAGAAGAGAAATCTCCTCCTTGGTTTGGGTACTCTATTCAGCACAGCTACAGTATTCACCAATCAAAACTTAATTTCCATTGCAGCTCTTCAACATAAAATGATTTCAGGATTAAAACCATTAATCCTTGAGAAGAAAACAGTACAGGTATTAGTTCAAAGACCCAAAAAATTGAGATCCAAATCCAAGAAAGGGAATTCTACAACTGAAGTCTTGGTTGTGGACGGAATTGAGATTCACCATGATGGACCTGTCAAGTTTGATGTTTATGTAGCCAAAGCTCATAATGGTGTTATAAGTTCTGGTTTGGGCGAATTTGCTGGGAGTTTAGTGAATATGCCATTTTCTCGGATTGGAAAAGATGGAATTCAGGTGCAGGGTAAAGGAAGTCTGGAATTGGGTATTGGTGGATTAGTTAGAGATATTGATGCTCAAGATTGTGATGAAATTGCTGTTAGTTTAGTTCCTAAACTTGGAGAAATAAAGATTGACAGCATTCGTATTGAGGGCTG GAATTCTGCAAGGGACGTGGACCATATCGGAGCTCTTCAACCCTTGAAACCACATCGCACAGCCACCTTTGCGTCACTCTTGAACCCAGCTGAGATGCATCTTATAAGCTAA